A single genomic interval of Gemmatimonadales bacterium harbors:
- a CDS encoding rhodanese-like domain-containing protein → MFFQRFYDDTLAQTSYLIGCAATGEAMVIDPNRDVAQYVRAAEAEELRITHVTETHIHADFLSGTRELSHVTGAVMYLSDEGGPGWQYAFAKQGGAVLLHDQDHFMVGNIRFDVLHTPGHTPEHIAFMVTDTAGATGPMGIVTGDFVFVGDVGRPDLLEKAAKVAGSADGAARALWKSLAKFRNLPDHLQVWPGHGAGSACGKGMSAVPQSTVGYEKLFNWAFGAATEEEFVAQVLAGQPEPPRYFAEMKRLNRDGPPILDGLRTPPRIEGARLPELLAAGATVVDARPSEAFTARHIPGTIHIPLDRSFTTWAGWLLSYTEPFYLLVSGDAPERLHEALRDLAMIGLDGAAGWFGSDAIAAWGKDGRAYGNTALITPQELAQRQTRDEVGVLDVRGHAEWEAGHLPGVNNIPLGYLLDRIEEVPTARPLVLQCGGGSRSLIAASLLESRGIADVINLTGGITAWEKAGLPVER, encoded by the coding sequence CCGGCGAGGCGATGGTGATCGACCCGAACCGCGACGTCGCGCAGTACGTGCGCGCGGCCGAGGCCGAAGAGCTCCGGATCACGCACGTCACGGAGACGCATATTCACGCCGACTTCCTCTCCGGCACCCGTGAGCTCTCCCACGTCACCGGCGCCGTGATGTACCTCTCCGACGAAGGCGGCCCCGGCTGGCAGTACGCCTTCGCGAAGCAGGGCGGGGCGGTGCTGCTCCACGACCAGGACCACTTCATGGTCGGCAACATTCGCTTCGACGTCCTCCACACGCCGGGGCACACCCCCGAGCACATCGCGTTCATGGTGACGGATACCGCCGGGGCCACCGGCCCGATGGGCATCGTCACCGGCGATTTCGTCTTCGTGGGCGACGTCGGCCGCCCCGACCTGCTGGAGAAGGCCGCCAAGGTGGCGGGCTCGGCGGATGGCGCCGCGCGCGCGCTCTGGAAGAGCCTCGCCAAGTTCCGGAACCTCCCCGATCACCTGCAGGTGTGGCCCGGCCATGGAGCGGGCTCCGCCTGCGGCAAGGGAATGAGCGCGGTCCCGCAGAGCACCGTCGGCTACGAGAAGCTCTTCAACTGGGCCTTCGGTGCCGCCACCGAGGAGGAGTTCGTGGCGCAGGTGCTCGCCGGCCAGCCCGAGCCGCCCCGGTACTTCGCCGAGATGAAGCGCCTCAACCGTGACGGCCCGCCGATTCTCGACGGGCTCCGCACGCCGCCGCGGATCGAGGGGGCGCGCCTGCCCGAACTGCTGGCCGCCGGTGCCACGGTAGTCGACGCCCGTCCCAGCGAGGCGTTCACCGCCCGCCACATTCCCGGCACCATCCATATCCCGCTCGACCGGTCGTTCACCACCTGGGCGGGATGGCTGCTCTCCTACACGGAACCATTCTACCTGCTGGTGAGCGGCGACGCCCCCGAGCGACTCCACGAGGCGCTCCGCGACCTGGCCATGATCGGCCTGGATGGGGCGGCGGGATGGTTCGGGTCGGATGCGATTGCGGCGTGGGGCAAGGATGGGCGGGCGTACGGCAACACGGCGCTGATCACCCCGCAGGAACTTGCGCAGCGGCAGACGCGGGACGAGGTGGGGGTGCTCGACGTGCGGGGCCATGCGGAGTGGGAGGCGGGACACCTGCCGGGCGTGAACAACATTCCCCTCGGCTACCTCCTCGACCGAATCGAGGAGGTGCCGACGGCCCGGCCGCTGGTGCTGCAGTGTGGTGGCGGGAGTCGATCCCTCATCGCCGCGAGCCTGCTCGAGTCGCGCGGCATCGCCGATGTCATCAACCTGACCGGCGGCATCACGGCGTGGGAAAAGGCGGGGCTGCCCGTCGAGCGCTAG
- the nagB gene encoding glucosamine-6-phosphate deaminase: MPQPSTRPERIPTVVLESHEALARTIAARIRDVITARRAAGARPVLGLATGSTPIGVYRELIRMHREEGLSFRGVVTFNLDEYWPMAPESIHSYRRFMQENLFDHIDIDPADTHIPDGAVPREAVRDMCERYEAAIAAAGGIDFQLLGIGKTGHIGFNEPGSGVESRTRLVQLDVITRRDAAADFFGEEYVPREAITMGIATILAAREVAILATGEHKSAIVRRAVEGAVDLEVAATFLQRHPNTTFYLDTAAAADLTRIATPWLVDEVEWTPALAVRAVTWLSLRTGKAILKLTQGDYAEHKLSSLVARHGSPGAVNGLVFNALGAKIRGRSKLPEGRRVLVFSPHPDDDVISMGGILHKLAQNGNAITVAYMTSGNIAVFDHDVRRYVDFLERLAQERGVGQEDVPAFTSQVREFLATKQPGTVDSASIQVVKRIIREGEAVSALETIGLGSANARFLNLPFYQTGKVRKDPIGEADVRIVRALLEETRPELVFVAGDLSDPHGTHRMCKEAIDAALAQLPGAQPEVWLYRGAWQEWPVTEATWLVPMSQEELKLKIQAIFRHQSQKDSAPFPGAHDDREFWQRVEARNKETAEMLNRLGLAEYFAMEAYVVG, from the coding sequence CGCACGATCGCGGCCCGGATCCGCGACGTGATCACCGCGCGGCGCGCCGCCGGCGCCCGTCCGGTGCTGGGGCTGGCCACCGGCTCCACGCCGATCGGGGTGTACCGCGAGCTGATCCGGATGCACCGCGAGGAAGGGCTCAGCTTCCGGGGCGTCGTCACCTTCAACCTCGACGAATACTGGCCGATGGCCCCGGAGAGCATCCACTCCTACCGGCGCTTCATGCAGGAGAATCTCTTCGATCATATCGATATCGACCCCGCCGACACCCACATCCCCGACGGTGCGGTGCCGCGCGAGGCCGTCCGGGACATGTGCGAGCGCTACGAGGCCGCCATCGCGGCGGCGGGCGGGATCGACTTCCAGCTGCTGGGCATCGGGAAGACCGGGCATATCGGCTTCAACGAACCGGGGTCCGGGGTCGAGAGCCGCACCCGGCTGGTGCAGCTCGACGTGATCACGCGCCGGGACGCCGCCGCGGACTTCTTCGGCGAGGAGTATGTCCCGCGCGAGGCGATCACGATGGGGATCGCGACGATCCTCGCGGCGCGGGAAGTGGCGATCCTCGCCACCGGTGAGCACAAGTCGGCCATCGTGCGGCGGGCGGTGGAGGGTGCCGTGGACCTGGAGGTGGCCGCCACCTTCCTCCAGCGCCATCCCAACACGACGTTCTACCTCGACACCGCCGCGGCCGCCGACCTGACGCGCATCGCCACGCCCTGGCTGGTGGACGAGGTCGAGTGGACCCCGGCGCTGGCGGTCCGGGCCGTGACCTGGCTCTCCCTCCGCACCGGCAAGGCGATCCTCAAGCTCACCCAGGGCGACTACGCCGAGCACAAGCTGTCGTCGCTGGTGGCCCGGCACGGTTCCCCCGGCGCGGTGAACGGACTCGTGTTCAACGCCCTCGGCGCCAAGATCCGGGGCCGCTCGAAGCTGCCCGAGGGGCGACGCGTCCTCGTCTTCTCCCCGCACCCCGACGACGACGTGATCTCGATGGGCGGGATCCTGCACAAGCTGGCGCAGAACGGGAACGCGATTACCGTGGCGTACATGACGAGCGGCAACATCGCCGTCTTCGACCACGACGTCCGGCGGTACGTGGACTTCCTGGAGCGGCTGGCGCAGGAGCGCGGCGTGGGGCAGGAAGACGTGCCCGCCTTCACCAGCCAGGTCCGGGAATTTCTCGCCACCAAGCAGCCCGGCACCGTGGACAGTGCATCGATCCAGGTGGTGAAGCGGATCATCCGGGAGGGCGAGGCGGTGAGCGCGCTCGAGACGATCGGGCTCGGCAGCGCCAACGCCCGCTTCCTCAACCTGCCGTTCTACCAGACGGGCAAGGTGCGGAAGGACCCGATCGGCGAGGCGGACGTGCGGATTGTGCGTGCACTGCTCGAGGAGACGCGGCCCGAACTGGTGTTCGTGGCCGGCGACCTGAGCGACCCGCACGGCACGCACCGGATGTGCAAGGAAGCCATTGACGCGGCGCTGGCGCAGCTTCCCGGCGCTCAACCGGAAGTCTGGCTGTATCGGGGGGCGTGGCAGGAGTGGCCGGTGACCGAGGCCACCTGGCTGGTGCCGATGAGCCAGGAAGAACTGAAGCTGAAGATCCAGGCGATCTTCCGGCACCAGAGCCAGAAGGACTCAGCACCCTTCCCCGGGGCGCACGACGACCGCGAGTTCTGGCAGCGGGTGGAAGCGCGGAACAAGGAGACGGCCGAGATGCTGAACCGGCTCGGCCTCGCGGAATACTTTGCGATGGAAGCGTACGTCGTCGGCTAG